A region of the Sphingomonas sp. S2-65 genome:
GATGCCCGCGATCAAATTGCCGACTGTCCTTTGCAGGCCGAAGCCGATGGCGAGCCCGAACGCGCCCGAAAAGACCGTGAAGGCAGTGAGGTCGATCTGGAGCAGGTCCACGCCGACGAAGAAGGCGGCCACCACCACCGCGATCGCGGCGAGCTTCTGGAAGAGCAGTTTCTGGGTGGCGTCGAAACCGCGCGCCTGGGCGATCGAATGCGACAGCACCCGGTTCACCAGCCGGACCGCGGCGAACAGCAGCAGCACGGTGATGCCGAAGGTCAGGACCGACAGAAGCGTGATCCTGCGGCGGCCGACCTGCACGCCGACGCGGTCGAACGTCGTTTCGATCACCATCAGCCCGCCGATCGCGTGCGACAGGATGGCCACAAAGGCGAGCGCCGCCAGGCTCCACGCGGCCCAGCGCGGCAAGTTCAGCCCGCGCAGCACGCCGCCCGCCAGCATCGCCACCGCGGTTGCCTGGACCAGGCCGACGACCAGCGCCGCGAGCGCGCTCCACGGCCAGGCAGCGGCGACCAGCGACAGCAGGATCGATGCCGCACCCCAGCGGACGATCTCGCACACGCGCAGTTGCAGCGTTTCGATCGGCTGGTGGACTCGCTCTGCCCAAGCCTGGGCGACTCGGATGCCGATTCGGCGGCCGGCCAGCCAGCCCAGCGCAAGGCCGAGCGCAGCCAAGGCCGCGGCAATCAGCGCCTCGGTCAGCTCGGTGGTTCCCGGCAAGTCGTGGCCCGCCAGCCAGTCGCCGAGCTGGTCCATCAGCCGCGTGCGTCCGCGAAGCGGGCGAGGCCGGCCTGGAGATCGGCGATGAGGTCTTCGGGGTCCTCGAGGCCGATTTGGAGACGGACTAGCGGACCTTCGGCGTGCCAGGTGGTGACCGAGCGATGGCGCTGCGGATCGACCGGGATGGCCAGGCTTTCGAAGCCGCCCCAGCTGTATCCGATGCCGAAATGCTCGAGCCCGTCGATCAGCGCGCTGCGCGCGGCGTCGTTGCCGCCGTTCAGCACGAAGGAGAACAGGCCCGACGCGCCCTTGAAGTCGCGGGCGAAGATGGCGTGGCCCGGACAGTCGGGAAGCGCGGGGTGCAGCACGCGGGCGATTTCCGGGCGGGTCTTGAGCCACTGTGCGATCCGCAGCGCCGATCGGCCATGCTGGTCGAGCCGGACCGCCATCGTGCGCAGCCCGCGCGCGCCGAGCCAGGCATCGTCGGGGCTGGCGGTCTGGCCCAGTTCATAGGTCGCGGCGCGCAGCCGCTGGTACTGGCCGGGTGCCGCAGTGACCGAGCCGAGCATCACGTCGGAATGGCCGACGATGTATTTGGTGCAGGCCAGGATCGTATAATCGACGCCGAGCTCGATCACCGGGAACAGCAGCGGCGTCGCCCAGGTATTGTCGATCAGGGTGGTGATGCCGCGTTCCTTGGCGACGGAGACGATCGCCGGCACATCCTGCACTTCGAAGGTCAGGCTGCCCGGGCTTTCCATCAGGATCGCCTTGGTACGATCGGTGCAGAGATCGGCGATCCCGGCGCCGATCAACGGATCGTAGAAGATGGTCTCGACTCCGAAGCGCTTGAGCATGCCCGTCGCGAAGTTGCGGGTAGGATCATAGGCGCTGTCGGGCATCAGCAGCTGGTCGCCGGGTTCCAGCACCGCGAGCAGCGCGGTGGTCAGCGCGGCGACGCCCGAGGGGTAGAGCAGGGTGGCTTCGGCGCCTGGCTCCAGCTCGGTGAGCGCGTCGGCGAGCGACCACTGCGTGGGCGTGCCACGCCGGCCGTAGAACAGCTTGTGGTGCGTGTCGGCGGCCCCGCGTCCGCGCAGCTCGGCGACCGAGTCATAAAGGATGGTCGATGCACGCCACACCGGCGGATTGACGATGCCCTGAGTCCATTCCGGCTTGCGGCCGGCGGAAACGATGCGCGTGGCGTCCTTCTTCATGCCGGCCCCATAGCCTTTGGCGTAGCCGGATCGGCACCCCATTCCGACCAGCTGCCGTCGTACAGGGCTGCATCATGGCCGAGCAGATGTGCGGCGAACAGGATCACCGCCGCGGTGATGCCCGATCCGCAGGTGGCGACCAGTGGCCGCGCGGGGTCGATGCCGGCATCGGCGAACAGCTGTGCGATCTCCCGGGGGTTCTTCCAGCGGTCATCGGGCTGGAAGAAGCTGCCATACGGGATGTTCCTGGATCCCGGAATGTGGCCCGAGCCGCAGCCTGGGCGTGGATCGAGTTCCTCGCCGGTGAAGCGCGCGGCGGAGCGCGCGTCCGCGACCTGCTCCTGGCCGTCGGCAAGATTGGCCAGCATCTGCGCCAAGCTGCGCGTGTCGGTCAGCGACGGGCCAGCGGCGAAATCGCCCGGACCGGCCGCGGGGACTTCGGTGTCGACCGGCCGGCTCTCGCGCTTCCACGTGGCCAGACCACCGTCGAGCAGCGCGGCGTCGAGCCCCGCGGTCCGCAGCACCACCCAGGCGCGGCACGCGCTATGATGGGGACCATTCTCATAGAGGACGACTTGCGTGCCTCGATTGACTCCCAGGGCGCGCAGGCGATCGGCGACCTGCTCGGGCGAGGGCAGCGTCGACGGTAGCGGATCGGTCGCGTCCACCAGCGTGTCCAGATCGAGGAACCGCGCGCCGGGGATATGCCCCGCGGCATAGTCCGCCTTCGGATCGTTGGCCGGGGTGCCCGGCAGCTTGGAGGTGTAGCTCGCATCGAGCACGACGAGATCCGGCGCGTCCAGCCTTTCGGCCAGCCAGTCGGTAGGTACCAGCGCTTCCATGATCGCGGTCTAGGAGGATGCAAAGCGTCGGGCAAACCCCTACATGGCCGGCCATGGACGCAAAGCATCTCGGCAAGGCCTCGACTCTCCCTGATTCGCCCGAAGCGGCGGAGCTCGATTACGTACCCAATCCCCGGCCCGGCAGCCGCTACATGATCCGCTTCGCCGCGCCGGAGTTCACCTCGCTGTGCCCGATCACCGGCCAGCCCGACTTCGCGCACCTGGTGATCGACTATGTGCCGGGCGAGACGATCGTCGAGTCCAAGTCGCTCAAGCTGTTCCTGGGAAGCTTCCGCAACCATGGCGCCTTTCACGAGGACTGCACCGTCGGCATCGGCGAGCGGCTGTTCGCGGAAATGAAGCCCTTATGGCTGCGGATCGGCGGATATTGGTATCCGCGCGGCGGCATCCCGATCGACGTGTTTTGGCAATCGGGCGAGGCGCCGGCGGGTGTGTGGATCCCGGCGCAGGACGTGCCGGGCTATCGCGGCCGCGGCTAACTTGAATCATATTGCGCTGCAACATCCCTGCAACCATATTCCCTCTGCTGAGTTGAGCAGATTGTAACGGGTGCGACGCGCCTGGTTTGTTTGCAGCAGCGAAGGAGTGGGGATGTTGCCGTCGATGAACGGGCCGCAGATCGGTCATCTTGCGCTGATCGGAAACTTCCTTCCGCGCAAGTGCGGGTTGGCCACCTACACGACGGATACGTACCTTGCGCTGAAGCAGCGGTTCCCCGAGCTTCAAGTCGACGTTTATGCGATGGACGACCATCCCGGGCGCTACGACTATCCCCCGGCGGTTACCCGGGCGATCCCGCAGGATGAACGCTGCGCCTATCTCGACGCCGCGCGCGCGATCGAAGCGAGCGGCGCGCAGGCGCTGTGGATCCAGCACGAATATGGCATCTATGGCGGCGCGGCCGGCGAGTTCCTGCTGGCGCTGACCGACCGGTTGTCGATCCCGGTGATCACTACGCTGCATACCATTTTGGAAAAGCCCAGCGCCGACGAGCGCCGCGTGATGGACGCGCTGTTGCGCCGCTCCGAGCGGGTGATCGTCATGGCCGAGAAGGGCCGCGACATCCTGAAGCGCGTCCACGGCGTCGACGACAAGAAGATCGTGATGATCCCGCACGGCGTGCCGGATCGCCAGTTCGCCGATCCCGACACGCTGAAGCCGGCGTTCGGCTGGGAAGGCCGCGAAGTGATCCTGACGTTCGGGCTGCTCGCGCCGAACAAGGGCATCGAGACGATGATCTCGGCGCTGCCGCAGGTGGTCTCCAAGCATCCCGACGCGCTATATGTGGTGCTGGGGGCAACCCACCCGAACCTGGTGGCGCATGAAGGCGAAGCCTATCGTGACCGGCTGAAGGCGCTGGCCGAGGCGCGCGGCGTCGCCGAGCATGTCCAGTTCATCGACGCATTCGTCGATTATGACGATCTGATCGACTATCTTCAGGCGTCGGACCTATACGTCACGCCCTACAGCAATCCTGCGCAGATCACCTCTGGCACGCTGTCCTACGCCGTCGGCGTGGGCAAGCCGGTGATCTCGACGCCCTATATCCATGCGACCGAGATCCTGGACCAGGATCACGGCGTGCTGGTCGATTTCGGCGACAGCGCCGGCTTCGCCACCGAAATCGACCGCCTGCTGTCGGATAAGGTGGCGCGTGCGGCACTGTCCCAGCGGGCCTATGCGCGCGGCCGGACGATGATCTGGTCGCGCCTTGCGGAGAATGCCATGACCGAGCTTAACGGGATGCTGGGAAAGGCCCCGCGTCAGCTCGGCCGGCCCACCGCAGAGATGACGCCGCTGAAGCCTGACCTCGCTGCGGTCGAGCGGATGAGCGACTCCACCGGCATGCTCCAGCACTCGATCTATTCGGTGCCGGACCGCCGCCACGGATATTGCATCGACGACAACGCCCGCGCGTTGATCCTGATGTGCAAGATCGACGACATCGACGAGACGCTCCGCGACAAGTGGACCAGCATCTACGCGTCGTTCGTCCAATATGCCTGGAATCCCGACGCGCGCCGTTTCCGCAACTTCATGAACTTCGACCGGACCTGGTGCGAGGACGTGGGATCTGAGGACTCGAACGGCCGCGCGATCTGGGCGCTGGGTGTCACCGCGCGCGATGCACGGGCGCAGAAGCACCGCGATTGGGCGTCGATGCTGTTCGACACCACCGCATCGATCGCACTCGAACTGCAGGCGCCACGCGCTCATGCCTTCGCGATGCTTGGCGCGGCTGCCATGATCGAGGCGCATCCCGGCCATTCGCTCTCGCGCGACATCCTGACCCGCTATGGTGAAGAGCTGATCACGCTGCTCGACGAGGCCCGCCGGCCCGAATGGCAGTGGTTCGAGATCGTTCTCGCCTATGACAATGCCCGGCTGCCTGAGGCGCTGCTGCGTGCCGGCAAGGTGCTCGGCCGCAAGGACTTTATCGATGTCGGGCTGGAAACGCTCGACTGGATCGTCGGCCGCCAGACCTCGCCCGAGGGCCGTTTCCGCGCCGTCGGATCGGAAAGCTTCGGCCGGCCCTACGCCGAACCGCTGCAGTTCGACCAGCAGCCACTGGAAGCGCAGGCGACTGTCGACGCCTGTGTCGCGGCGCATGAAGCGACCGGCGACGCGCGCTGGATGGACGAGGCGCTGAAGGCCTATCGCTGGTATCTGGGTGCGAACGACCTGGAGCTGCCGCTGGCCACTGCCCAGGATGGCGGCTGCTTCGACGGGCTGATGCCCAGCGGCCTCAACCGCAATCAGGGCGCGGAGTCGATCCTGGCGCTTCAACTGGCGAATTGCGCGATTTCTGCTCTTGGAAAGCGCGCGCAAAACGTGTCAACAACCCGCCGAGCCGCCGTCGCCTGAGTTTCAAGGCGACGGTGCGGTAGAGTTCAGGTCCTTTCGGGGGGTCAATGCTGGAATTGTTCAACCACTCGCTGCGCTTGCGCGCAGATCCTTCGCGCGTGGTGGTCCGCCCCTTTCATATCGCCTGGCAGTCGAGCAACGGGGGCCCAAGCCGCACCGAGCGGCTGGTCCGCGAAGTACTGGCGATGGCGCCCGATGTCGCGCGTGCGCAGCTCGAGGCCGTGCTCAAGGATTTCGAGGCGCGCCATTGGCAGACGCGCCGCGTGTTCATGACTCGCTATGACGAGATCGAGAAGCTGCTGAAGCTCGACGGAAGCCAGATCGGCGACGAGAAGCGCCAGCTGATCGGCGCCTATTTCTGCCACGAATACAGTTATGCCGCGGCGGCGCTGATGAACCCGAGCGCGGTGCCGCATTACGACCAGACCGGCATGCCGGCGGGCAGCATGCGCATCCTGATGTCGCTGCGCTCGGTGGGCGAAGGACACATCTCGTCGGTGGCCTTCCGCGAAGGCATCATCACCGACGACAATGAGATGATGCTGGCGCCCGAGCCGCCCTTCGCAACCTCCGCGGACGCGCGCGAGGAGGACGAGAGCCGGGTGCCCGAAGGCCCGGTGACCGTCTACCGGCACCGCGATTCCACGCTGTCGGGCACCGTGCTCTTTCCGATCACCCGCGCCCAGTCGAATGGCCTGGAAGATCTGCGCATCACCCATTTCCACCACGACGACGGCGCGGAGGAGTGGATCGGTACCTACACCGCCTACAACGGCTCGGTGATCCAGTCGGAGCTGCTGCGCACCCGCGATTTCCGCGCGTTCGACATGGTGCCGATGAGCGGCAGCGCGGCGCGCAACAAGGGGATGGCGCTGTTCCCGCGCAAGGTGAATGGCAAGTACATGATGATCGGCCGTCAGGACGGCGAGAACATCTTCCTCCATGCCTCCGACGACATCACCCATTGGGAAGGCGGCGAGCTGCTGATCAAGCCGCAATATCCCTGGGAGCTGGTCCAGATGGGCAATTGCGGCCCGCCGATCGAGATCGACGAGGGCTGGCTGGTGCTCACCCACGGCGTTGGCGCGATGCGCAAATATTCGATCGGCGCGGCGCTGCTCGACAAGAACGACCCGTCCAAGGTGCTGGCGCGCTCGACCGAGGCACTGCTCGCCGCCGCCGATCAGGATCGCGAGGGCTATGTGCCCAACGTGGTCTATACCTGCGGCGCGATCCGCCACGGCGACAAGCTGTTCATCCCGTACGGGGTGGCCGACAGTTCGGTCGCCTTCGCATTCGTCGGCATCCGCTCGCTGCTCGAAAGCATGGCCTGATGACGGGCGGGGCGGAGCGCGAGCGTCCGGTCCCGCCGCCGTCCGTGCCCCCGGCCCTCGCCGCGCTGGTGGATGGCGCCCGCTGCTACCGCAACCTGGTGGGAGAGGCGGGGGCGGCGGTGTACCGCATCGCCAGTGCCGACGGATCGGCCTCGTATCTCAAGCATGGCACCGGGCAAGTTGCGCAGGACCTTGCCGATGAAGCGGCGCGGCTTCGCTGGCTTTATGGCCGCATCGCAGTGCCGGAGGTTCGGCAGTTCCTGCTCGATGGCGACGCGGCCTGGCTGGTCACC
Encoded here:
- a CDS encoding mechanosensitive ion channel family protein, which produces MDQLGDWLAGHDLPGTTELTEALIAAALAALGLALGWLAGRRIGIRVAQAWAERVHQPIETLQLRVCEIVRWGAASILLSLVAAAWPWSALAALVVGLVQATAVAMLAGGVLRGLNLPRWAAWSLAALAFVAILSHAIGGLMVIETTFDRVGVQVGRRRITLLSVLTFGITVLLLFAAVRLVNRVLSHSIAQARGFDATQKLLFQKLAAIAVVVAAFFVGVDLLQIDLTAFTVFSGAFGLAIGFGLQRTVGNLIAGIILLMDRSIKPGDVIVVGESFGWVNKIGVRAVSVITRDGKEHLIPNENLMTQEVENWSYTDRNVRVRIPVTVAYGCDLKLAQDLMLRAAKESPRVLGTPRANVWLTAFGEKGVEHEILCWISDPESGVGNVRSDVLNRLWALFKDHGIEIPYPVRDIRVKEWPKGQP
- the metC gene encoding cystathionine beta-lyase, which encodes MKKDATRIVSAGRKPEWTQGIVNPPVWRASTILYDSVAELRGRGAADTHHKLFYGRRGTPTQWSLADALTELEPGAEATLLYPSGVAALTTALLAVLEPGDQLLMPDSAYDPTRNFATGMLKRFGVETIFYDPLIGAGIADLCTDRTKAILMESPGSLTFEVQDVPAIVSVAKERGITTLIDNTWATPLLFPVIELGVDYTILACTKYIVGHSDVMLGSVTAAPGQYQRLRAATYELGQTASPDDAWLGARGLRTMAVRLDQHGRSALRIAQWLKTRPEIARVLHPALPDCPGHAIFARDFKGASGLFSFVLNGGNDAARSALIDGLEHFGIGYSWGGFESLAIPVDPQRHRSVTTWHAEGPLVRLQIGLEDPEDLIADLQAGLARFADARG
- a CDS encoding sulfurtransferase, producing MEALVPTDWLAERLDAPDLVVLDASYTSKLPGTPANDPKADYAAGHIPGARFLDLDTLVDATDPLPSTLPSPEQVADRLRALGVNRGTQVVLYENGPHHSACRAWVVLRTAGLDAALLDGGLATWKRESRPVDTEVPAAGPGDFAAGPSLTDTRSLAQMLANLADGQEQVADARSAARFTGEELDPRPGCGSGHIPGSRNIPYGSFFQPDDRWKNPREIAQLFADAGIDPARPLVATCGSGITAAVILFAAHLLGHDAALYDGSWSEWGADPATPKAMGPA
- the queF gene encoding preQ(1) synthase, with protein sequence MDAKHLGKASTLPDSPEAAELDYVPNPRPGSRYMIRFAAPEFTSLCPITGQPDFAHLVIDYVPGETIVESKSLKLFLGSFRNHGAFHEDCTVGIGERLFAEMKPLWLRIGGYWYPRGGIPIDVFWQSGEAPAGVWIPAQDVPGYRGRG
- a CDS encoding glycosyltransferase family 4 protein, which codes for MLPSMNGPQIGHLALIGNFLPRKCGLATYTTDTYLALKQRFPELQVDVYAMDDHPGRYDYPPAVTRAIPQDERCAYLDAARAIEASGAQALWIQHEYGIYGGAAGEFLLALTDRLSIPVITTLHTILEKPSADERRVMDALLRRSERVIVMAEKGRDILKRVHGVDDKKIVMIPHGVPDRQFADPDTLKPAFGWEGREVILTFGLLAPNKGIETMISALPQVVSKHPDALYVVLGATHPNLVAHEGEAYRDRLKALAEARGVAEHVQFIDAFVDYDDLIDYLQASDLYVTPYSNPAQITSGTLSYAVGVGKPVISTPYIHATEILDQDHGVLVDFGDSAGFATEIDRLLSDKVARAALSQRAYARGRTMIWSRLAENAMTELNGMLGKAPRQLGRPTAEMTPLKPDLAAVERMSDSTGMLQHSIYSVPDRRHGYCIDDNARALILMCKIDDIDETLRDKWTSIYASFVQYAWNPDARRFRNFMNFDRTWCEDVGSEDSNGRAIWALGVTARDARAQKHRDWASMLFDTTASIALELQAPRAHAFAMLGAAAMIEAHPGHSLSRDILTRYGEELITLLDEARRPEWQWFEIVLAYDNARLPEALLRAGKVLGRKDFIDVGLETLDWIVGRQTSPEGRFRAVGSESFGRPYAEPLQFDQQPLEAQATVDACVAAHEATGDARWMDEALKAYRWYLGANDLELPLATAQDGGCFDGLMPSGLNRNQGAESILALQLANCAISALGKRAQNVSTTRRAAVA
- a CDS encoding glycoside hydrolase family 130 protein produces the protein MLELFNHSLRLRADPSRVVVRPFHIAWQSSNGGPSRTERLVREVLAMAPDVARAQLEAVLKDFEARHWQTRRVFMTRYDEIEKLLKLDGSQIGDEKRQLIGAYFCHEYSYAAAALMNPSAVPHYDQTGMPAGSMRILMSLRSVGEGHISSVAFREGIITDDNEMMLAPEPPFATSADAREEDESRVPEGPVTVYRHRDSTLSGTVLFPITRAQSNGLEDLRITHFHHDDGAEEWIGTYTAYNGSVIQSELLRTRDFRAFDMVPMSGSAARNKGMALFPRKVNGKYMMIGRQDGENIFLHASDDITHWEGGELLIKPQYPWELVQMGNCGPPIEIDEGWLVLTHGVGAMRKYSIGAALLDKNDPSKVLARSTEALLAAADQDREGYVPNVVYTCGAIRHGDKLFIPYGVADSSVAFAFVGIRSLLESMA